The DNA segment ATTCAAAGCAGCAAAATCTCATGTTCAATATTAAGCTCCGCTTTTAAAAACTCTTTGGAATGATTGTTTAGTTTGATATATAGAGAGTGAGATATTTAAAACTGTAAATAATGATGCTATTATTGACCGTTTTCAAAGTATAAAAACTCGTCAAGTACAATTGTAAAGTGTGCTATTTTTTGTGAATATAGTATTAATATAGTTTGCTCGTAAACTTGCTATcaccaaaaaaaaattatataatgGAACCAAATATCTATATTAAAGATAATAGTGCACCCATGGTATTAAAATCTTGGATACGCCTCGGGGGTGTTTGGTTTTATATAAAAACAAAGAGATATGGATATGGAGTTACTATAAAGTTTATAATTTTATCATTTCTaaatacaaattaaaaaaaaaagtaaaggcTATTTTGGTCTTTTTAGGTGTCTTTTCCTCCTAAAACTAGCTCTAGTATGAGTTATCCCATGTTGGATCCTAtataaaataatatcaaattTGTGGTATAAAACTACACCGATATTACTTGCACCAAAAACAAAATACCAACCAAACGTGATATAAAATATTGATGTATTTTATAccaaaattattttcctaattccTATATCTAAAAGACTCcttaatttctctttcaaaataaAATTGAAGACGAGAAATAGATTCTTGGTTTGTGCTAATGCCTCATTTCCTGACTACAATTCCACACCTGATCCTCTATTCAAAAGTAAGTGTTATTCAAACCCCTGGACTGCTGGACACTGCCCTCATTAACCTCTCCTAAAACGTTTCCATACCAACAAATTACAATCCCATTTTAAGCCAAACTAAACAAACCTATAAGGTTCTTTTCTCTAGGGGATAGTTATGTTCAAGAAATGGATACAAAAATCTGCTGAGAGGGATTAAATAAAAAGAGGGAGAACAGCCAAAGCAGTGTAAATTCAAGATCTAATGCCATTTGAAACTTCTGAACACTTTTCATAACTCTTGAAGCAAACAGTATGCTTATCAAACAGAATTTGATCAGCCATGCAACTTTTTACCAATTGATGTCCCGTAAAATTATATTCCAGCTTCCCTCTAGTTATTTATCGTCATTAACTTTTAGCGTTGGGAGTCCGCTCTTACTCCGAGAAAACAATTTCCCAAAACCATTTTTGCTTTTGGCAGTGGTCGCCTGAGTAGCGGATGAAGTAGATGAAGATGCTGATGATTCCCCTTCATTTCCATTCATAGAATGACTCGCATTCTCTTCCTCGACCTTGGAAGGATCAGAACCGCATTTTGGGGTAAATGTCTCATTTACATGCAATTTCCATAGTTCTCCTCCCGCTTTAGCAACAACTGATTCTCCCCCAGGAAGATTTGCAGTGTCTATCAGGAAATCTTCCAGAGTGGCTAGGGACTGTAGCTGTTTTCCAAGGGATGCAATTGTTTTCTGGCATTCTGCAAGCTTGTCAGCAGCCACTGCTAAATCCTCCTGCAAATGAGAAAGTTCACATTACATTATTAGTTTTCATCTTCTCTTCACATCCATGTTGTATAAACACTGGAATGATAAAAAAACACAAGATAGGTTGAGACAAAGAGCTACCTGTTTTATTTTCACTTCACCGTTTGAACCAAAAGTTTGCTGAAGTTCAACTTTCTGGTCTTTTTTCTGGAGCTCATTTTCCAATTCACGACACTTAGCTTCCATGTCTGATGACAAGGATTGTTCTCTTTCAATCTCTGTCTTCAAAGAACCAATATTTGCAGACATGGTCCGTGCTTCTACCTCCATGCCGAAGAGTTGAAACTCAAGCAACTCTTTTGATTCATTCACTGCATCTAGCTCCTTCTGCAGCTCTTCCAATCTGGTTTGACTTTCCTTAAGATGCACAGAGGACACCTTAAGGGCATCTTGACACTCGCTTAAAGCATTCTCCAGTTCAGCTTTCTCTGCTTCTATCTTCTCCAGCTTTTGTTCTAATTCAGCCACCCTTTGTGAAATGGAATCATATTCTGCTGCCAAAGGGTTCTCGACATTGGGTGAGTCATGAGGAACAGCATCAGATGTAATTGAAGGTGTCTTATTAGCAGTTTCAGATAATGCAGCAAGTCGTTCCATCTCCAAGAAGTCATCCATCATATCAATTTCAatggaacaggcagcaagagttttATGCGTGGCCTTTTCATTCTTAAATTGATCAAGCTCAGCAATGAGTGCCGAAGCCCATGAATTAGAGCAACTTGGTTCATATTCATTTGTTTCCAGTTTAGTCATCTTAAGGCCATCGTTATCGACTGTATTTAACCGCTCTCCGCTATCAGACTGACTATCAGTGACAGACTCTACATAGTAAGATGAAACAGCAGAGGAACGTTGATCACTAAATGGGGATGCTTTGCGCGCCGTGGCCTGAAGCTTTCGACACTCAGCTTCAAGCTTGGTCACCTTTTTTATGCTTTCTAGGTGCTGCTTGCTGGCGGATTCTGCTGCTTGAGTGCTCAAATCCCT comes from the Nicotiana sylvestris chromosome 4, ASM39365v2, whole genome shotgun sequence genome and includes:
- the LOC104224529 gene encoding filament-like plant protein isoform X3; this encodes MEKRKWLWKRKPSDKSPGETESSGSLSSHSERYSDEQSPEITSKAATIDDEAKESLRSLTEKLSAALVNVSAKEDLVKQHAKVAEEAIAGWEKAESEVAVVKQQLDAAVQQNLSLEVRVSHLDGALKECVRQLRQARDEQEKRIQEAVVEKNEWESEKAALENQLLKLQSQVETCKAETPTSTDPDILVRLDCLEKENTALKIELHSCSEELEIRTIERDLSTQAAESASKQHLESIKKVTKLEAECRKLQATARKASPFSDQRSSAVSSYYVESVTDSQSDSGERLNTVDNDGLKMTKLETNEYEPSCSNSWASALIAELDQFKNEKATHKTLAACSIEIDMMDDFLEMERLAALSETANKTPSITSDAVPHDSPNVENPLAAEYDSISQRVAELEQKLEKIEAEKAELENALSECQDALKVSSVHLKESQTRLEELQKELDAVNESKELLEFQLFGMEVEARTMSANIGSLKTEIEREQSLSSDMEAKCRELENELQKKDQKVELQQTFGSNGEVKIKQEDLAVAADKLAECQKTIASLGKQLQSLATLEDFLIDTANLPGGESVVAKAGGELWKLHVNETFTPKCGSDPSKVEEENASHSMNGNEGESSASSSTSSATQATTAKSKNGFGKLFSRSKSGLPTLKVNDDK
- the LOC104224529 gene encoding filament-like plant protein isoform X2, which translates into the protein MEKRKWLWKRKPSDKSPGETESSGSLSSHSERYSDEQDALKEFSDHDKQSPEITSKAATIDDEAKESLRSLTEKLSAALVNVSAKEDLVKQHAKVAEEAIAGWEKAESEVAVVKQQLDAAVQQNLSLEVRVSHLDGALKECVRQLRQARDEQEKRIQEAVVEKNEWESEKAALENQLLKLQSQVETCKAETPTSTDPDILVRLDCLEKENTALKIELHSCSEELEIRTIERDLSTQAAESASKQHLESIKKVTKLEAECRKLQATARKASPFSDQRSSAVSSYYVESVTDSQSDSGERLNTVDNDGLKMTKLETNEYEPSCSNSWASALIAELDQFKNEKATHKTLAACSIEIDMMDDFLEMERLAALSETANKTPSITSDAVPHDSPNVENPLAAEYDSISQRVAELEQKLEKIEAEKAELENALSECQDALKVSSVHLKESQTRLEELQKELDAVNESKELLEFQLFGMEVEARTMSANIGSLKTEIEREQSLSSDMEAKCRELENELQKKDQKVELQQTFGSNGEVKIKQEDLAVAADKLAECQKTIASLGKQLQSLATLEDFLIDTANLPGGESVVAKAGGELWKLHVNETFTPKCGSDPSKVEEENASHSMNGNEGESSASSSTSSATQATTAKSKNGFGKLFSRSKSGLPTLKVNDDK
- the LOC104224529 gene encoding filament-like plant protein isoform X1; this encodes MEKRKWLWKRKPSDKSPGETESSGSLSSHSERYSDEQLEQDALKEFSDHDKQSPEITSKAATIDDEAKESLRSLTEKLSAALVNVSAKEDLVKQHAKVAEEAIAGWEKAESEVAVVKQQLDAAVQQNLSLEVRVSHLDGALKECVRQLRQARDEQEKRIQEAVVEKNEWESEKAALENQLLKLQSQVETCKAETPTSTDPDILVRLDCLEKENTALKIELHSCSEELEIRTIERDLSTQAAESASKQHLESIKKVTKLEAECRKLQATARKASPFSDQRSSAVSSYYVESVTDSQSDSGERLNTVDNDGLKMTKLETNEYEPSCSNSWASALIAELDQFKNEKATHKTLAACSIEIDMMDDFLEMERLAALSETANKTPSITSDAVPHDSPNVENPLAAEYDSISQRVAELEQKLEKIEAEKAELENALSECQDALKVSSVHLKESQTRLEELQKELDAVNESKELLEFQLFGMEVEARTMSANIGSLKTEIEREQSLSSDMEAKCRELENELQKKDQKVELQQTFGSNGEVKIKQEDLAVAADKLAECQKTIASLGKQLQSLATLEDFLIDTANLPGGESVVAKAGGELWKLHVNETFTPKCGSDPSKVEEENASHSMNGNEGESSASSSTSSATQATTAKSKNGFGKLFSRSKSGLPTLKVNDDK